Proteins encoded in a region of the Lycorma delicatula isolate Av1 chromosome 6, ASM4794821v1, whole genome shotgun sequence genome:
- the cnir gene encoding cornichon-like protein isoform X1 — MSEALILAFSLMNTGSVLFLIVYFIITLSDLECDYLNAQQCCSKLNFWILPKFIAHLALLVLFILYGFWYLAIGNLPIVLWLGYEYFRVPSGNTGVYDPTEIHNRGQLRRHMRDCMIYLGWYLLSFFVYLYCMINCMLKDNPLEKEDGEHASEF; from the exons ATGTCTGAGGCGTTGATACTGGCCTTTTCTTTAATGAACACCGGATCTGTGCtgtttttaattgtgtatttt aTTATTACCCTGTCAGATTTGGAATGTGATTATTTAAATGCTCAACAGTGCTGTTCGAAATTAAACttt TGGATTTTACCAAAGTTTATTGCTCATTTGGCCCTATTGGTGCTTTTTATTCTTTATGGTTTCTGGTACTTGGCAATTGGTAATTTACCAATTGTTTTATGGCTTGGATATGA ataCTTTAGAGTACCCTCAGGTAACACTGGTGTTTATGATCCTACAGAAATTCATAACCGTGGACAATTGAGAAGACATATGAGAGATTGTATGATATATCTTGGATGGTATCTGctgtcattttttgtttatttatactg TATGATCAATTGCATGTTGAAGGATAATCCATTAGAAAAGGAAGATGGTGAACACGCCAGTGAATTCTAA
- the cnir gene encoding cornichon-like protein isoform X2, with amino-acid sequence MSEALILAFSLMNTGSVLFLIVYFIITLSDLECDYLNAQQCCSKLNFWILPKFIAHLALLVLFILYGFWYLAIGNLPIVLWLGYEYFRVPSGNTGVYDPTEIHNRGQLRRHMRDCMIYLGWYLLSFFVYLYCMIIAILKDEPKEYKNLAEF; translated from the exons ATGTCTGAGGCGTTGATACTGGCCTTTTCTTTAATGAACACCGGATCTGTGCtgtttttaattgtgtatttt aTTATTACCCTGTCAGATTTGGAATGTGATTATTTAAATGCTCAACAGTGCTGTTCGAAATTAAACttt TGGATTTTACCAAAGTTTATTGCTCATTTGGCCCTATTGGTGCTTTTTATTCTTTATGGTTTCTGGTACTTGGCAATTGGTAATTTACCAATTGTTTTATGGCTTGGATATGA ataCTTTAGAGTACCCTCAGGTAACACTGGTGTTTATGATCCTACAGAAATTCATAACCGTGGACAATTGAGAAGACATATGAGAGATTGTATGATATATCTTGGATGGTATCTGctgtcattttttgtttatttatactg CATGATAATTGCAATATTGAAGGATGAACCgaaggaatataaaaatttagcagAATTTTGA